Sequence from the Paenibacillus riograndensis SBR5 genome:
GGCGGCATATCCTCCTTCATGCTGGCCGACATAGGAGCCGTTCACCCAGCATTTTGCCCGGTAATCCACGCCCTGAAAATGCAGAATCGCCCGCTTTCCGGCGTTCTCCGCCGGAAGCTCCAGTGTCCGCTCATACCAGACATTGGGATGAAATTCCGGAATGCCGATCCCGCTGGCGGCCGTTTCATAAGTGAAGGGAACCGTAATCTTCCGGGCTTCCGGGAATGTGGCATACCATGCCTCCGCCTCTCCGCTATTGGCATCATCAAAGCTGAAATTCCATTCGCCATCTAAGTCAAGCCATTCGTTGCGTACAAACTGTGGTCTGGGGTAATTGGGAATATAAGATTTTGTCGTCATGGTACTTATACCTGTCCTCTCCACTTCACTAAATAAAATTTGTTTTCATCAAAATGATTAACCTTTAATCCCCGACATGCTGATCCCTTTGACAATCTGGCGTTCAAAAATAACGAACAGCACAATAATCGGAATCGAAGCAATCGCGTTGACGACCATCGGCTTGACGTAATCCTCAGAATACTGGCTTATCAGGGTCGGAATGCCCATCGGCAGTGTAAACAGGTTATCGTCGGTAATGGACAAAAACGGCCAGAGGAAATTATTCCAGGAACCGATGAAGGTCAAAATTGCCATAGAGGCCAGCGCCGGGCGGCAGAGCGGCAGCATGATGCGCGTGAAGATCCGCCAGCTTCCGCCCCCGTCGATCTGGACACTCTCCAGCAGGTCGTTCGGGATGCTGTCAAAAAAGCTTTTCAGCACAATAACTGCAACGGGGGAAGCCAGCGCCGGAATAATCAATCCCTGATAGGAATTCAGCAGGTTCATATCCTTTGCTACCTGGTACAGCGGAATAATCGTTGCTTCACCGGGAATCAGCAGCCCGGCCAGCACCACAAAAAACATCAGCGTGCGGTAACGGAACGGAATTTTTGATAAAGCAAACCCGGCCAATGCCGCAGCAGCGACGGTCAGCACTGTGACAAAAACAGCAACCAGCAGGCTGTTCCCGATCCAGTTCGTCAGCTTTGTACCGCTAAGGATTTCCTGGTACACCGCAAAAGAATAGGGCGGGGTGAACCAGTCCGTTACAGTGATAATCTTCATGCCCTCTTCTTTGACCGATACGAACAGCATCCACACCAGCGGCCCCGCGAACAGCACGGCCATAAATAATGAAACCAAACGGTAGACCCATTTCATTA
This genomic interval carries:
- a CDS encoding carbohydrate ABC transporter permease; translation: MKWVYRLVSLFMAVLFAGPLVWMLFVSVKEEGMKIITVTDWFTPPYSFAVYQEILSGTKLTNWIGNSLLVAVFVTVLTVAAAALAGFALSKIPFRYRTLMFFVVLAGLLIPGEATIIPLYQVAKDMNLLNSYQGLIIPALASPVAVIVLKSFFDSIPNDLLESVQIDGGGSWRIFTRIMLPLCRPALASMAILTFIGSWNNFLWPFLSITDDNLFTLPMGIPTLISQYSEDYVKPMVVNAIASIPIIVLFVIFERQIVKGISMSGIKG